The following are encoded in a window of Oncorhynchus mykiss isolate Arlee chromosome 11, USDA_OmykA_1.1, whole genome shotgun sequence genomic DNA:
- the LOC110535172 gene encoding peptidase inhibitor 15-A, with the protein MNSQHFAMDFLLLCISFGASVLAANSPTVSSTLPDTNFTDLGAAFSYGEADSENIPLTRRKRYISQNDMLAILDYHNKVRGKVFPPASNMEYMSWDETLSKSAEDWAHACLWEHGPRHLLRFLGQNLSVRTGRYRSILQLVKPWYDEVKDYVFPYPQDCNPRCPLKCYGPMCTHYTQMVWATTNKVGCAVHTCHNMNVWGNVWKRTTYLVCNYSSKGNWIGEAPYKVGVPCSACPPSYGGSCSNNMCFPALNTNYLQWFK; encoded by the exons ATGAATTCTCAGCACTTTGCCATGGACTTTCTGCTGTTGTGCATATCCTTCGGAGCAAGTGTATTGGCAGCCAACTCTCCCACCGTGTCCTCGACGTTGCCAGACACCAATTTCACCGATCTTGGCGCAGCGTTCAGCTATGGAGAAGCAGACAGCGAGAATATTCCACTGACCAGGAGGAAGCGTTATATTTCACAAAACGACATGCTTGCCATTCTTGATTACCACAATAAAGTAAGAGGGAAAGTTTTCCCTCCGGCGTCCAATATGGAGTACATG tcgtgGGACGAGACCCTGTCTAAGTCAGCTGAGGACTGGGCCCACGCGTGTCTGTGGGAGCACGGACCTCGACACCTGCTCAGGTTCCTGGGCCAGAACCTCTCTGTCAGGACTGGACG CTACCGCTCTATTCTCCAGCTAGTGAAGCCCTGGTATGATGAAGTGAAGGACTATGTGTTCCCTTACCCCCAGGACTGCAACCCCAGGTGCCCCCTGAAATGCTACGGACCCAtgtgtacacattatacacag ATGGTTTGGGCCACAACAAACAAAGTCGGCTGTGCTGTACACACATGTCACAATATGAACGTGTGGGGGAACGTGTGGAAACGGACAACATACTTAGTGTGCAACTATTCATCCAA GGGGAACTGGATCGGAGAGGCACCCTACAAAGTAGGCGTCCCGTGCTCCGCTTGTCCCCCGAGCTACGGAGGCTCCTGTTCCAACAACATGTGCTTCCCAGCCCTCAACACAAACTATCTGCAGTGGTTCAAATAG